The following are encoded together in the Petrotoga olearia DSM 13574 genome:
- a CDS encoding carbon storage regulator has translation MLILSRKIGQSIVIQAGNRKIKLIMLEQDNGSIKIGFEAPKEIKIYREEVYEEIVKQNKAALESDVNRLRKIKTTIPKLVKRDDKQNS, from the coding sequence ATATTATCTAGAAAAATTGGCCAATCCATCGTAATACAAGCAGGAAATAGAAAAATAAAGCTTATTATGCTTGAACAAGATAATGGAAGTATAAAAATCGGTTTTGAGGCACCTAAAGAGATAAAAATTTATCGTGAAGAAGTGTATGAAGAAATCGTAAAGCAGAATAAAGCCGCATTGGAAAGCGATGTTAACAGGTTGAGAAAAATAAAAACTACTATCCCAAAACTAGTTAAAAGAGATGACAAACAAAATAGCTAG
- a CDS encoding cupin domain-containing protein — MTQKRAIIGKAKEVKPLIINNEMTKEVEKRILIGKSNYGAPNFVMRLFTVKPGGHSPRHSHRWEHEIFIVKGKAEVYDGEKYNIVEAGSFVYIPGGIEHQLKNAGDEDLEFICVIPTSADEE; from the coding sequence ATGACTCAAAAAAGAGCAATAATAGGTAAAGCAAAGGAAGTTAAACCTTTAATAATAAATAATGAAATGACTAAAGAGGTTGAAAAAAGAATATTAATAGGGAAAAGTAACTATGGGGCCCCTAATTTTGTTATGAGGTTATTTACCGTTAAACCCGGAGGGCACTCGCCTAGGCATTCTCATAGATGGGAACATGAAATATTTATAGTTAAAGGTAAGGCAGAGGTTTATGATGGAGAAAAATATAATATAGTTGAAGCTGGAAGTTTTGTTTACATTCCTGGAGGCATAGAGCACCAATTGAAGAACGCTGGAGATGAGGATTTGGAATTTATTTGTGTTATTCCAACCTCTGCAGATGAAGAATGA
- a CDS encoding chemotaxis protein CheW, with protein MPSELKIVTFNIGKEKFGLDIMNVDAVIEYEETTKLPNASDYFEGVINYRNEEVLPIINLRRKFKMPNFEDKSHSKVIVLKIDQRRVGIMVDDVKNVRSIDPNLINEKPNIGGMRGADFISGIARLEDGMLVILDIDKLITEEEKIAIDEVISN; from the coding sequence ATGCCATCTGAGTTAAAAATAGTCACATTCAACATTGGTAAAGAAAAGTTTGGTCTCGATATTATGAATGTGGATGCCGTAATTGAGTATGAAGAGACCACTAAATTACCAAATGCCTCTGACTATTTTGAAGGTGTAATAAATTATCGAAATGAAGAAGTTCTACCTATCATCAATCTGAGAAGAAAATTTAAAATGCCCAATTTTGAAGACAAATCTCACTCCAAAGTAATAGTTTTGAAAATCGATCAAAGACGTGTTGGGATAATGGTTGACGATGTGAAAAACGTTAGAAGTATCGACCCAAATTTAATAAACGAAAAACCTAATATAGGTGGAATGCGTGGAGCCGATTTTATAAGTGGAATAGCTCGTTTAGAAGATGGGATGTTAGTAATATTGGATATCGATAAACTGATAACTGAAGAAGAAAAGATTGCTATAGACGAAGTTATAAGTAATTAG
- a CDS encoding LVIVD repeat-containing protein, whose translation MAKEKTVQGTATQVKDFTNLVVQEQISTSVVGAEYGVIIGGYEGFYVFDGEKKEIIASVTTGSYVNDAQIYGDYLYLVDREGLKIYDFSDPQELILLNSYSTFGDSLSVTTNGELVFVADGENGLISFDLKDKVYIRLKEHIRLPGMVTRVEMFENYLFVIGPGLGIKVYEINENQTLQEINYYDKFISPRMFTFNNEFFVVNDDLLGIHIFKIKDLINDKNYDLKPLYVWNDDVYSMQLLDESLYFSTNNGVYKRNLESLETQEIITGQFSRPNILIKGGYIYLTNNENGLYIYDLDTKKLLKYVNTVNSIFDFVVLESGVLINEGGKIVYLDKQKGKLWEKRYTGSLIKGKKGFYEVSGNMVHFYDAKNTTTKSFPENIKRIKETQEGVFVIAEENIYSFFDGTKVFAGKAQDIEIIDNIAYIAEGDKIIEFNFLTGKSSFKFYSKDYIDQIHSSSDGFILLTEKGVFRTDFNFNIIDYFSFDYSPDIITLNEKYIFYSIGSQLTIVDVSNFGLNRMINSDLPILSMDYKYRYLYIFYPSKGIRRYNITDKLQLVDEEVIVNIFTAKNMVF comes from the coding sequence ATGGCAAAAGAAAAAACGGTTCAAGGAACTGCTACTCAAGTAAAAGATTTTACTAATTTAGTTGTTCAAGAGCAAATTTCTACCTCAGTAGTAGGTGCCGAATATGGGGTAATAATAGGAGGTTACGAAGGATTTTATGTTTTTGATGGTGAAAAGAAAGAAATAATTGCTTCAGTAACAACCGGTAGTTATGTTAACGATGCTCAGATTTATGGAGATTATCTTTATCTTGTTGACAGAGAGGGATTAAAAATTTATGATTTTTCAGATCCTCAAGAACTAATTTTGTTAAATTCTTACTCCACATTTGGTGATTCTTTATCGGTTACAACGAATGGAGAATTAGTATTTGTTGCGGATGGTGAAAATGGTTTGATAAGCTTTGATCTGAAAGATAAAGTGTATATAAGATTAAAAGAGCATATTCGTTTACCGGGTATGGTAACCCGAGTTGAAATGTTTGAAAATTATTTATTTGTAATTGGTCCAGGTTTAGGAATAAAAGTTTATGAAATCAACGAAAATCAAACTCTTCAAGAGATTAATTATTATGATAAGTTTATATCACCTAGAATGTTTACTTTCAATAATGAATTTTTTGTGGTGAACGATGATTTATTGGGTATACATATATTTAAAATCAAAGATTTGATCAACGACAAAAATTATGATTTGAAGCCGTTGTATGTATGGAATGATGATGTTTATTCTATGCAATTATTGGATGAATCTTTGTACTTCTCTACGAATAACGGTGTATACAAAAGAAATTTGGAATCTTTAGAAACTCAAGAGATTATTACTGGACAATTTTCTAGACCAAATATTTTGATAAAAGGCGGGTATATATACTTAACGAATAATGAGAACGGGCTGTATATTTATGATTTAGATACCAAAAAACTACTTAAGTATGTTAATACAGTTAACTCAATTTTTGATTTTGTTGTATTAGAATCAGGGGTATTAATTAACGAAGGAGGAAAGATAGTTTACCTAGATAAACAAAAAGGAAAATTATGGGAGAAAAGGTATACGGGAAGTTTGATAAAAGGTAAGAAAGGTTTTTATGAGGTAAGTGGAAATATGGTCCATTTTTATGATGCTAAGAATACAACCACCAAAAGTTTTCCTGAAAACATCAAACGTATAAAAGAAACACAAGAAGGAGTGTTCGTTATTGCTGAAGAGAATATATATTCTTTCTTTGATGGAACAAAGGTGTTTGCAGGAAAGGCACAAGATATAGAAATTATTGATAACATTGCGTATATAGCTGAGGGAGATAAGATAATAGAATTTAACTTTTTGACCGGAAAAAGTAGCTTTAAATTTTATTCAAAAGATTATATTGATCAAATTCATTCCTCTTCTGATGGGTTTATCCTATTAACGGAAAAAGGAGTCTTTCGAACAGACTTTAATTTTAACATCATAGATTATTTTAGTTTTGATTATTCTCCCGATATAATTACTCTAAATGAAAAATATATATTTTATTCTATAGGCTCACAATTGACGATTGTTGATGTGTCAAATTTTGGTTTGAATAGAATGATTAATTCAGATCTTCCAATTTTAAGTATGGATTATAAATATAGATATCTTTACATTTTTTACCCTTCAAAAGGAATAAGGAGATATAATATTACAGATAAACTTCAACTAGTTGATGAAGAAGTTATAGTAAATATTTTCACCGCTAAGAATATGGTTTTTTGA